Proteins co-encoded in one Oreochromis aureus strain Israel breed Guangdong linkage group 3, ZZ_aureus, whole genome shotgun sequence genomic window:
- the LOC116335902 gene encoding zinc finger protein 345-like isoform X2, whose protein sequence is MFYWMKSGNSGGSEPVDSVGNMSKSDILRGIVTEKMSTAAREILAVVERTVADYEEEAAGFRREIGRQRRLLELLQPNVSLEKRVLQPDVERHEVEVVPEDREEQQHKQQTGVEETESLGLLWYDDIDDDEEEQELVQPTSSRQKREDLKDPDYKIPSRIPTVRKKPGRPRISDTKNHIDLRVRILEDSHTNVLSKTVFKKFPAQDLKCPLGLQEADFLDLLKSTFPQLADDEPFDLFTTDRSRRLQPLKVKTVTPEEIHRFTGNSALYIRLKTSEEEEKEFPPSPTNDDCPSSDADVTKNNEAELQSSPVQHTDSPSVDILASSSTSQKQDLQTDEEAREREVDSKDEHKALSVGKNFKPVSERQVTKKMKKQVRKSDMKEIEKSKIACKVCGVWYLNLGSLIKHTWSHLEEPQGGCGVCGEQFESVDELKRHIRIHQKTHDCSYCGKSFFTIVGLNSHVSLHTGDRPFKCKICSKTFAYMSGLNAHHWVHVEEKPHKCDICPKSFGLKAQLQAHSKIHTSKDRYVCNICGKSVCDLRSLTRHKFTHSGERPYGCQICGKRFKLSGNLKSHEKIHMARERPFLCHVCCKSFLSNCSLMTHMKTHSSERPHVCGVCSKGFVSNGELKVHMRVHTGEAPYGCSECGRFFKRKTHLTNHIRSHLGIKRFVCAICGKACSRQEHLTVHMRTHNGERPYQCTICEKAFTQSHCLKTHMKSHQVEENSVPSPSTT, encoded by the exons atgttttactgGATGAAGAGCGGCAACAGCGGCGGCTCCGAACCGGTCGACAGCGTCGGTAACATGTCCAAGAGCGACATACTGAGAGGAATCGTCACCGAGAAAATGAGCACAGCCGCCCGGGAGATCTTAGCGGTGGTGGAGAGGACTGTAGCCGACTACGAGGAGGAGGCTGCGGGCTTCAGGCGAGAGATCGGCCGTCAGAGGAGACTGCTGGAGCTCCTGCAGCCTAACGTCTCTCTGGAGAAAAGAG tccTACAGCCTGATGTGGAGAGGCATGAGGTGGAAGTCGTgcctgaggacagagaggagcaacagcacaagcagcagACAG GTGTGGAGGAAACTGAGAGCCTGGGCCTGCTTTGGTATGACGAcattgatgatgatgaagaggagcAGGAGTTGGTGCAACCAACAAGTTCCCGACAAAAACGAGAAGATCTAAAGGACCCAGATTATAAAATACCATCAAG AATTCCGACTGTCAGGAAGAAGCCCGGCAGACCTCGCATCAGTGACACAAAGAACCATATAGATCTCAGAGTCCGTATCCTGGAGGACTCTCACACCAATGTGCTCTCTAAGACGG TATTCAAGAAGTTCCCAGCACAGGACCTGAAGTGCCCTCTTGGTCTACAGGAAGCTGACTTCCTGGACTTGTTGAAGTCCACCTTTCCTCAGCTGGCAGATGATGAACCTTTTGACTTGTTCACAACGGACAGAAGCCGGAGGCTCCAGCCCCTAAAAGTGAAGACTGTGACTCCAGAGGAGATCCACAGGTTTACTGGAAACTCTGCCCTTTACATCCGCCTCAAG ACtagtgaggaggaagagaaagagtTTCCTCCTTCACCAACAAATGATGACTGTCCATCCAGCGATGCCGACGTAACAAAAAACAACGAAGCCGAACTCCAGTcaag CCCTGTTCAGCATACAGACAGTCCCAGTGTGGACATTTTGGCCAGCAGCTCAACGTCACAAAAGCAAGACCTGCAAACAGATGAAGAGGCCCGTGAGAGGGAAGTGGACAGCAAAGATGAACACAAGGCCTTGTCTGTAGGTAAAAACTTTAAACCTGTTTCTGAGCGCCAGGTGacaaaaaagatgaagaaacaAGTGCGCAAAAGTGACATGAAAGAGATAGAGAAGAGTAAAATAGCCTGTAAAGTGTGTGGAGTGTGGTACTTGAACCTGGGCAGCTTGATCAAACACACCTGGAGTCACCTGGAGGAGCCGCAGGGTGGTTGTGGAGTTTGTGGAGAGCAGTTTGAATCTGTGGATGAGTTGAAGAGACATATCAGAATTCACCAGAAAACTCACGACTGCTCATATTGTGGAAAGTCTTTCTTCACCATCGTCGGTCTTAACAGCCACGTCTCTCTGCACACAGGAGACAGGCCATTCAAATGTAAGATTTGCAGCAAAACCTTTGCTTACATGTCTGGTCTGAATGCTCACCATTGGGTCCACGTGGAAGAGAAACCACACAAATGTGACATTTGTCCAAAATCCTTTGGTTTGAAGGCGCAGCTCCAAGCTCACAGCAAGATACACACCAGCAAAGACAGATACGTCTGCAATATCTGTGGAAAGTCTGTGTGCGACCTTCGATCTTTGACCCGCCACAAGTTCACTCACTCTGGAGAGCGGCCGTATGGCTGTCAAATCTGCGGGAAGCGTTTCAAACTTTCCGGCAACTTGAAGTCCCACGAGAAGATCCACATGGCCAGGGAGCGACCTTTCCTCTGCCACGTCTGCTGCAAATCCTTCCTGTCAAACTGCAGCCTGATGACTCACATGAAGACGCACAGCAGCGAGAGGCCGCACGTCTGCGGCGTGTGCAGCAAAGGCTTCGTGTCCAACGGCGAACTCAAGGTTCACATGCGAGTGCACACTGGCGAGGCGCCGTACGGCTGTTCCGAGTGCGGCCGTTTCTTCAAACGCAAGACTCACCTGACCAACCACATCAGGAGCCACTTGGGCATCAAACGGTTTGTGTGCGCGATCTGTGGGAAGGCGTGCTCTCGCCAGGAGCACCTGACGGTCCACATGAGGACCCACAACGGAGAGAGACCGTACCAGTGCACCATCTGCGAAAAAGCCTTCACCCAGAGCCACTGTCTGAAAACGCACATGAAGAGCCACCAGGTGGAGGAAAACTCTGTCCCCAGTCCATCCACAACCTAA
- the LOC116335902 gene encoding zinc finger protein 2-like isoform X1, whose protein sequence is MFYWMKSGNSGGSEPVDSVGNMSKSDILRGIVTEKMSTAAREILAVVERTVADYEEEAAGFRREIGRQRRLLELLQPNVSLEKRVLQPDVERHEVEVVPEDREEQQHKQQTGVEETESLGLLWYDDIDDDEEEQELVQPTSSRQKREDLKDPDYKIPSRIPTVRKKPGRPRISDTKNHIDLRVRILEDSHTNVLSKTVFKKFPAQDLKCPLGLQEADFLDLLKSTFPQLADDEPFDLFTTDRSRRLQPLKVKTVTPEEIHRFTGNSALYIRLKTSEEEEKEFPPSPTNDDCPSSDADVTKNNEAELQSSSPVQHTDSPSVDILASSSTSQKQDLQTDEEAREREVDSKDEHKALSVGKNFKPVSERQVTKKMKKQVRKSDMKEIEKSKIACKVCGVWYLNLGSLIKHTWSHLEEPQGGCGVCGEQFESVDELKRHIRIHQKTHDCSYCGKSFFTIVGLNSHVSLHTGDRPFKCKICSKTFAYMSGLNAHHWVHVEEKPHKCDICPKSFGLKAQLQAHSKIHTSKDRYVCNICGKSVCDLRSLTRHKFTHSGERPYGCQICGKRFKLSGNLKSHEKIHMARERPFLCHVCCKSFLSNCSLMTHMKTHSSERPHVCGVCSKGFVSNGELKVHMRVHTGEAPYGCSECGRFFKRKTHLTNHIRSHLGIKRFVCAICGKACSRQEHLTVHMRTHNGERPYQCTICEKAFTQSHCLKTHMKSHQVEENSVPSPSTT, encoded by the exons atgttttactgGATGAAGAGCGGCAACAGCGGCGGCTCCGAACCGGTCGACAGCGTCGGTAACATGTCCAAGAGCGACATACTGAGAGGAATCGTCACCGAGAAAATGAGCACAGCCGCCCGGGAGATCTTAGCGGTGGTGGAGAGGACTGTAGCCGACTACGAGGAGGAGGCTGCGGGCTTCAGGCGAGAGATCGGCCGTCAGAGGAGACTGCTGGAGCTCCTGCAGCCTAACGTCTCTCTGGAGAAAAGAG tccTACAGCCTGATGTGGAGAGGCATGAGGTGGAAGTCGTgcctgaggacagagaggagcaacagcacaagcagcagACAG GTGTGGAGGAAACTGAGAGCCTGGGCCTGCTTTGGTATGACGAcattgatgatgatgaagaggagcAGGAGTTGGTGCAACCAACAAGTTCCCGACAAAAACGAGAAGATCTAAAGGACCCAGATTATAAAATACCATCAAG AATTCCGACTGTCAGGAAGAAGCCCGGCAGACCTCGCATCAGTGACACAAAGAACCATATAGATCTCAGAGTCCGTATCCTGGAGGACTCTCACACCAATGTGCTCTCTAAGACGG TATTCAAGAAGTTCCCAGCACAGGACCTGAAGTGCCCTCTTGGTCTACAGGAAGCTGACTTCCTGGACTTGTTGAAGTCCACCTTTCCTCAGCTGGCAGATGATGAACCTTTTGACTTGTTCACAACGGACAGAAGCCGGAGGCTCCAGCCCCTAAAAGTGAAGACTGTGACTCCAGAGGAGATCCACAGGTTTACTGGAAACTCTGCCCTTTACATCCGCCTCAAG ACtagtgaggaggaagagaaagagtTTCCTCCTTCACCAACAAATGATGACTGTCCATCCAGCGATGCCGACGTAACAAAAAACAACGAAGCCGAACTCCAGTcaag CAGCCCTGTTCAGCATACAGACAGTCCCAGTGTGGACATTTTGGCCAGCAGCTCAACGTCACAAAAGCAAGACCTGCAAACAGATGAAGAGGCCCGTGAGAGGGAAGTGGACAGCAAAGATGAACACAAGGCCTTGTCTGTAGGTAAAAACTTTAAACCTGTTTCTGAGCGCCAGGTGacaaaaaagatgaagaaacaAGTGCGCAAAAGTGACATGAAAGAGATAGAGAAGAGTAAAATAGCCTGTAAAGTGTGTGGAGTGTGGTACTTGAACCTGGGCAGCTTGATCAAACACACCTGGAGTCACCTGGAGGAGCCGCAGGGTGGTTGTGGAGTTTGTGGAGAGCAGTTTGAATCTGTGGATGAGTTGAAGAGACATATCAGAATTCACCAGAAAACTCACGACTGCTCATATTGTGGAAAGTCTTTCTTCACCATCGTCGGTCTTAACAGCCACGTCTCTCTGCACACAGGAGACAGGCCATTCAAATGTAAGATTTGCAGCAAAACCTTTGCTTACATGTCTGGTCTGAATGCTCACCATTGGGTCCACGTGGAAGAGAAACCACACAAATGTGACATTTGTCCAAAATCCTTTGGTTTGAAGGCGCAGCTCCAAGCTCACAGCAAGATACACACCAGCAAAGACAGATACGTCTGCAATATCTGTGGAAAGTCTGTGTGCGACCTTCGATCTTTGACCCGCCACAAGTTCACTCACTCTGGAGAGCGGCCGTATGGCTGTCAAATCTGCGGGAAGCGTTTCAAACTTTCCGGCAACTTGAAGTCCCACGAGAAGATCCACATGGCCAGGGAGCGACCTTTCCTCTGCCACGTCTGCTGCAAATCCTTCCTGTCAAACTGCAGCCTGATGACTCACATGAAGACGCACAGCAGCGAGAGGCCGCACGTCTGCGGCGTGTGCAGCAAAGGCTTCGTGTCCAACGGCGAACTCAAGGTTCACATGCGAGTGCACACTGGCGAGGCGCCGTACGGCTGTTCCGAGTGCGGCCGTTTCTTCAAACGCAAGACTCACCTGACCAACCACATCAGGAGCCACTTGGGCATCAAACGGTTTGTGTGCGCGATCTGTGGGAAGGCGTGCTCTCGCCAGGAGCACCTGACGGTCCACATGAGGACCCACAACGGAGAGAGACCGTACCAGTGCACCATCTGCGAAAAAGCCTTCACCCAGAGCCACTGTCTGAAAACGCACATGAAGAGCCACCAGGTGGAGGAAAACTCTGTCCCCAGTCCATCCACAACCTAA
- the LOC116335926 gene encoding ceramide-1-phosphate transfer protein-like, with translation MVFLRRTLLLRYLLLSAMLALLLFVSSFWLPQGGARECGSPWQPCLSFYHQKPAPPWAPEQWVEPDGALSLIKECPGQSFQASHLLLYLKSSLANDDDILLEPYLKSWDQLLKFMESLGPMVSFFSQKVQEKVVLIRELSLRHNTEANGKPAGLQTPEAFGLKAGAYRSVRSMMVAELKADMVNFSYRTDSGCRTLLRLHRSLLWLKLMLEGLAEGPDENGQYKTPGELSRDAYKVALAPHHPWVLRQAAEFVFLALPERQYFLQLVCVQNQQEATPILRIIIHALTLVHTRTQQLLAERDMLDLP, from the exons ATGGTTTTCCTCAGACGGACGCTGCTGCTTCGTTACCTGCTGCTGTCGGCCATGTTGGCTCTGCTCCTCTTCGTCAGCTCTTTCTGGCTGC CCCAGGGTGGAGCCCGGGAGTGTGGCAGCCCCTGGCAGCCATGTTTGAGTTTTTACCACCAGAAG CCGGCGCCTCCGTGGGCCCCTGAGCAGTGGGTGGAGCCAGATGGAGCCCTATCCCTCATAAAGGAGTGCCCCGGCCAGTCATTTCAGGCTTCGCATCTGCTGCTGTACCTGAAATCCAGCCTGGCAAACGACGATGACATCCTGCTGGAGCCATACCTGAAGAGCTGGGACCAGCTGCTGAA GTTCATGGAGTCGCTTGGGCCGATGGTGAGTTTCTTCTCTCAGAAGGTGCAAGAAAAGGTTGTGCTAATTCGAGAGCTGTCACTCAGACACAATACAGAGGCTAATGGGAAACCAGCTGGACTACAAACCCCAGAAGCATTTGGATTGAAAGCAGGG GCGTATCGTTCCGTTAGATCCATGATGGTGGCGGAGCTGAAAGCGGATATGGTTAACTTCTCGTACCGCACAGACTCAGGCTGCAGGACGCTGCTCCGGCTACACCGTTCCCTCCTCTGGCTGAAGCTCATGTTGGAGGGTTTGGCTGAAGGACCGGATGAAAACGGACAATACAAAACACCGGGAGAGCTGAGCAG GGATGCCTACAAGGTGGCGCTGGCCCCACACCACCCCTGGGTGCTTCGGCAGGCGGCAGAATTTGTCTTCCTCGCCCTTCCCGAGAGACAGTACTTTCTGCAGCTGGTGTGTGTGCAGAACCAGCAGGAGGCCACGCCCATCCTGCGCATCATCATCCACGCCCTGACGCTGGTGCACACACGAACTCAGCAGCTTCTGGCCGAGCGAGACATGCTGGATCTGCCCTGA